The following coding sequences are from one Paracoccus alcaliphilus window:
- a CDS encoding NADP-dependent oxidoreductase: MTTPSLINRRVLLASRPEGAPSLENFSFEDLLATDPAEGEVLLKTLYLSLDPYMRGRMSAAKSYAKPVEVGDVMEGGTVAQVLQSRHPGFSRGDIVLSYSGWQSFSISDGSGLRKLDPSLAPVTTALGVLGMPGFTAYSGLLTIGQPKPGETVVVAAASGPVGSLVGQIARIKGARAVGIAGGPDKCAFVHDEFGFDAVVDHRSADFAAEIASACPNGVDIYFENVGGKVWDGVFPLLNDFARIPVCGLIAQYNHAGDSFPGPDRLPGLMRSILSKSLLLRGFIQREFVAQYPDFLRDVSAWIASGEVRYREDIVDGLDNAPAAFIGLLEGRNFGKLIVRIAETEKAGESPVRPAEAWRPKDGHPSRTDPPR; encoded by the coding sequence ATGACGACACCCTCGCTCATCAACCGCCGCGTGCTCCTCGCATCGAGGCCGGAGGGTGCTCCATCGCTTGAGAACTTCAGCTTCGAAGACCTGCTCGCCACTGACCCGGCCGAAGGCGAAGTCCTGCTGAAAACCCTCTATCTCTCGCTGGACCCGTATATGCGCGGTCGGATGAGCGCCGCGAAGTCTTATGCCAAACCGGTCGAGGTCGGAGATGTCATGGAGGGCGGCACGGTCGCGCAGGTGCTTCAGTCGCGCCATCCCGGCTTCTCTCGCGGCGATATCGTCCTCTCCTATTCCGGCTGGCAGAGCTTCTCGATCTCGGACGGCAGCGGATTGCGAAAGCTCGACCCGTCGCTGGCACCGGTCACCACCGCGCTAGGTGTTCTCGGCATGCCCGGATTCACCGCCTATTCCGGCCTCCTCACCATCGGACAACCCAAGCCCGGCGAAACCGTCGTCGTCGCGGCGGCCAGCGGCCCGGTCGGATCGCTGGTCGGACAGATCGCCCGGATCAAGGGCGCGCGGGCCGTCGGGATTGCCGGAGGACCGGACAAATGCGCCTTCGTGCACGACGAGTTCGGCTTCGACGCCGTTGTCGATCATCGCTCGGCCGACTTCGCCGCGGAAATCGCCTCCGCCTGCCCCAACGGGGTCGACATCTATTTCGAGAATGTCGGCGGCAAGGTCTGGGATGGGGTCTTTCCGCTCCTCAACGACTTCGCCCGCATTCCGGTCTGCGGCCTGATCGCCCAGTACAACCACGCAGGAGACAGCTTCCCCGGGCCAGACCGCCTACCGGGGCTGATGCGCTCGATCCTGAGCAAGAGCCTCCTGCTGCGGGGGTTCATCCAGCGCGAATTCGTCGCCCAGTATCCGGACTTCCTCCGCGACGTCTCCGCCTGGATCGCATCGGGCGAGGTTCGCTACCGGGAAGACATCGTCGATGGCCTCGACAACGCGCCCGCAGCCTTCATCGGCCTTCTCGAAGGTCGGAACTTCGGGAAGCTCATCGTCCGGATCGCCGAAACCGAAAAGGCCGGCGAGAGCCCGGTTCGGCCCGCCGAGGCGTGGAGACCGAAAGATGGACATCCATCCCGGACCGATCCGCCGCGGTGA